One Kitasatospora sp. NBC_01266 genomic window carries:
- a CDS encoding sucrase ferredoxin: MSICTTLSTELAEPLAATAATATTWLLIEQTGPWGAKALTESHLDPQLGRALDAAAAGSGVRVALIRRPGRHADDRPAAGRQVILAHTVPGLGWIRRAEVTDVAELLSLDLAAAGSGEHGGFGSPHTGGPLALVCTNGRRDRCCALLGRPLAAELAAAGHSEVWEITHLGGHRFSPTMLVLPYGYAYGRLTDASAKEVLAATAVGQMAPRWSRGRSCWDRPAQAAEQAVRKLIEETAAEALTVTQQPLAAGEWRCRVRHTDGRGWLVEVVRGLSEPPRPESCAKAPGTPVRMEVRSVVADQAAAC, encoded by the coding sequence GTGAGCATCTGTACGACGCTGTCCACCGAGCTGGCCGAGCCCCTGGCCGCCACCGCGGCCACCGCGACCACCTGGCTGCTGATCGAGCAGACCGGCCCGTGGGGGGCGAAGGCCCTGACCGAGAGCCACCTCGACCCGCAGCTGGGTCGGGCGTTGGACGCGGCCGCTGCGGGCAGCGGGGTGCGGGTCGCGCTGATCCGCCGCCCAGGACGGCACGCCGATGACCGCCCGGCGGCCGGGCGCCAGGTGATCCTCGCGCACACGGTCCCGGGGCTGGGGTGGATCCGCCGGGCCGAGGTCACGGACGTCGCGGAGCTGCTCTCGCTGGACCTGGCCGCGGCTGGCTCGGGCGAGCACGGCGGCTTCGGCAGTCCGCACACCGGCGGCCCGCTGGCCCTGGTGTGCACCAACGGCCGCCGCGACCGTTGCTGCGCGCTGCTCGGCCGCCCGCTGGCCGCCGAGCTGGCCGCCGCCGGGCACAGCGAGGTCTGGGAGATCACCCACCTGGGCGGCCACCGCTTCTCCCCCACCATGCTGGTGCTGCCGTACGGCTACGCGTACGGGCGGCTGACCGACGCCTCGGCCAAGGAGGTCCTGGCGGCCACCGCCGTCGGGCAGATGGCGCCGCGCTGGTCGCGCGGACGCTCCTGCTGGGACCGGCCGGCCCAGGCCGCCGAGCAGGCCGTGCGCAAGCTGATCGAGGAGACCGCGGCGGAGGCGCTGACCGTGACTCAGCAGCCGCTCGCGGCCGGCGAGTGGCGCTGCCGGGTGCGGCACACCGACGGGCGCGGCTGGCTGGTCGAGGTGGTGCGGGGGCTGAGCGAGCCGCCCCGCCCGGAGAGCTGCGCCAAGGCGCCGGGCACGCCGGTGCGGATGGAGGTGCGGTCGGTGGTGGCCGACCAGGCCGCCGCCTGCTGA
- a CDS encoding DNA gyrase/topoisomerase IV subunit A, with the protein MARRSSPTPPPGDFEERILDVDVVDEMQASYLEYAYSVIYSRALPDARDGLKPVHRRILYQANEMGLRPERAHVKCARVVGEVMGRLHPHGDASIYDSIVRMAQPFSMRVPLIDGHGNFGSLGNDDPPAAMRYTESRLTAASMALVESIHEETVDFSPNYDGSEQEPGVLPAAFPNLLVNGATGIAVGMATNMPPHNLAEVVAAARHLIKHPSADLDTLMRFIPGPDLPTGGRIVGLSGIRDAYESGRGTFKIRATTTIENVTARRKGIVVTELPFSVGPEKVIAKIKDLVNAKKLQGVADVKDLTDREHGLRLVIEVKNGFVPEALLEQLYKLTPLEENFGINNVALVDGQPLTLGLKELLEVYVDHRFEVVRRRSEFRRRKRQERLHLVEGLLVALVDIDEVISLIRSSDNATQAKERLMERFSLSETQTAYILDTPLRRLTRFDRVELEAEQTKLITEIAELTEILDSDTKLRGVVSSELGAVAKQFGTERRTVLLEAGALPSAALAVPLEVADDPCRVLLSSTGLLARTADGEAGQLPESRSKHDAIVSAVPATARGDVGAVTSAGRVLRMPVIDLPALPPQQSLALAGGAQVSEFLKLDAGERLIALTTLDESSPGLALGTVQGVVKRVVPEWPANKDEFEVIGLKDGDELVGAVELRTGEEELVFITSDAQLLRYPASQVRPQGRPAGGMAGIKLADGARVISFTAVDPAADAVVVSVAGTSGTLTGEAQTSWKVTPFELYPRKGRATGGVRCQRYLRGEDSLAFGWAGPAPARAAAANGSPVALPERDPRRDGSGTPVTTAIAAVAGPV; encoded by the coding sequence ATGGCCCGCCGCAGTTCGCCGACCCCGCCGCCCGGAGACTTCGAGGAGCGGATCCTCGATGTCGACGTCGTGGACGAGATGCAGGCTTCCTACCTTGAGTACGCCTACTCGGTGATCTACTCGCGCGCCCTGCCGGACGCGCGGGACGGTCTCAAGCCGGTGCACCGGCGCATCCTCTACCAGGCCAACGAGATGGGCCTGCGCCCGGAGCGCGCGCATGTGAAGTGCGCCCGCGTGGTCGGCGAGGTGATGGGCCGGCTGCATCCGCACGGTGACGCCTCGATCTACGACTCGATCGTCCGGATGGCGCAGCCCTTCTCGATGCGGGTGCCGCTGATCGACGGCCACGGGAACTTCGGTTCGCTCGGCAACGACGACCCGCCGGCCGCGATGCGGTACACCGAGTCGCGGTTGACCGCGGCCTCGATGGCGCTGGTGGAGTCGATCCACGAGGAGACCGTCGACTTCAGCCCGAACTACGACGGCAGCGAGCAGGAGCCGGGGGTGCTGCCGGCGGCCTTCCCGAACCTGCTGGTGAACGGTGCCACCGGGATCGCGGTCGGCATGGCGACCAACATGCCGCCGCACAACCTGGCCGAGGTGGTGGCCGCCGCCCGGCATCTGATCAAGCACCCGAGTGCCGACCTCGACACCCTGATGCGCTTCATTCCCGGTCCCGACCTGCCGACCGGCGGCCGGATCGTGGGCCTGTCGGGGATCCGGGACGCCTATGAGAGCGGTCGCGGCACCTTCAAGATCCGAGCCACCACGACGATCGAGAACGTCACCGCCCGCCGCAAGGGCATCGTGGTGACCGAGCTGCCCTTCTCGGTCGGCCCGGAGAAGGTGATCGCCAAGATCAAGGACCTGGTCAACGCCAAGAAGCTGCAGGGCGTGGCGGACGTCAAGGACCTGACCGACCGTGAGCACGGCCTGCGGCTGGTGATCGAGGTCAAGAACGGCTTCGTCCCGGAAGCACTGCTGGAGCAGCTCTACAAGCTGACCCCGCTGGAGGAGAACTTCGGCATCAACAACGTGGCACTGGTCGACGGCCAGCCGCTCACGCTGGGGCTGAAGGAGCTGCTGGAGGTCTACGTCGACCACCGCTTCGAGGTGGTCCGCCGGCGCAGCGAGTTCCGCCGCCGCAAGCGCCAGGAGCGGCTGCACCTGGTCGAGGGCCTGCTGGTGGCGCTCGTCGACATCGACGAGGTCATTTCGCTGATCAGGTCCAGCGACAACGCGACGCAGGCCAAGGAGCGCCTGATGGAGCGCTTCTCGCTGTCCGAGACGCAGACCGCGTACATCCTGGACACCCCGCTGCGCCGGCTGACCCGGTTCGACCGGGTCGAGCTGGAGGCGGAGCAGACCAAGCTGATCACCGAGATCGCGGAGCTGACCGAGATCCTGGACTCGGACACCAAGCTGCGCGGCGTGGTCTCCAGCGAGCTGGGCGCGGTGGCCAAGCAGTTCGGCACCGAGCGGCGCACCGTGCTGCTGGAGGCCGGCGCGCTGCCCTCGGCAGCACTCGCGGTGCCGCTGGAGGTGGCGGACGACCCGTGCCGGGTGCTGCTCTCCTCCACCGGCCTGCTGGCCCGCACGGCGGACGGCGAGGCCGGCCAGCTGCCGGAGAGCCGCTCCAAGCACGACGCGATCGTCTCCGCGGTGCCGGCCACGGCGCGCGGTGACGTGGGCGCGGTGACCTCGGCCGGGCGGGTGCTGCGGATGCCGGTGATCGACCTGCCCGCGCTGCCGCCGCAGCAGAGCCTGGCACTGGCCGGCGGGGCCCAGGTGTCGGAGTTCCTGAAGCTGGACGCCGGCGAGCGGCTGATCGCGCTGACCACCCTGGACGAGTCCTCGCCCGGCCTCGCGCTCGGCACCGTGCAGGGCGTGGTCAAGCGGGTGGTCCCGGAGTGGCCGGCCAACAAGGACGAGTTCGAGGTGATCGGGCTCAAGGACGGCGACGAGCTGGTGGGCGCGGTCGAGCTGCGCACCGGCGAGGAGGAGCTGGTCTTCATCACCAGCGACGCCCAGTTGCTGCGCTACCCGGCGAGCCAGGTCCGGCCGCAGGGCCGTCCGGCCGGCGGTATGGCCGGGATCAAGCTGGCGGACGGGGCGCGGGTGATCTCGTTCACGGCGGTGGATCCGGCGGCGGACGCGGTGGTGGTCTCGGTGGCCGGCACCTCGGGCACCCTCACGGGTGAGGCGCAGACCAGCTGGAAGGTCACGCCGTTCGAGCTCTACCCGCGCAAGGGGCGGGCCACCGGCGGGGTGCGCTGCCAGCGCTACCTGCGCGGTGAGGATTCGCTGGCCTTCGGCTGGGCGGGGCCGGCGCCGGCCCGTGCGGCGGCGGCGAACGGCTCGCCGGTGGCGCTGCCGGAGCGCGACCCGCGCCGGGACGGCTCGGGGACGCCGGTGACCACGGCGATCGCGGCGGTCGCCGGGCCGGTCTGA
- a CDS encoding M16 family metallopeptidase, which translates to MANPAPASDNGGIAITEHRLANGLRVVLSEDHLTPVAAVCLWYDVGSRHEVKGRTGLAHLFEHLMFQGSANVSNNGHFELVQGAGGSLNGTTSFERTNYFETMPAHQLELALWLEADRMGSLLAALDDASMENQRDVVKNERRQRYDNVPYGTAFEKLTALSFPGEHPYHHTPIGSMADLDAATLEDARTFFRTYYAPNNAVLSVVGDIDPEQTIAWVEKYFGTIPAHDGKQPPRDGTLPETMGKEVRELVEEEVPSRALMASYRLPHDGTREADAADLALTVLGSGESSRLYNRLVRRDRTAVSAGFGLLRLAGAPSLGWLDVKTSGEATIEQIELAVDEELARFAAEGPTTEELERAQAQIEREWLDRLTTVAGRADELCRYAVLFGDPKLVNSALDKVLDVTADEVKAVAAARLRPDNRAVLVYEPLPDTAAAGDATDGAAEEDAA; encoded by the coding sequence ATGGCCAACCCGGCCCCCGCCTCCGACAACGGAGGCATCGCCATCACCGAGCACCGCCTGGCCAACGGCCTGCGCGTGGTGCTCTCCGAGGACCACCTCACCCCGGTCGCCGCCGTCTGCCTCTGGTACGACGTGGGCTCCCGTCACGAGGTCAAGGGCCGCACCGGGCTGGCGCACCTCTTCGAGCACCTGATGTTCCAGGGCTCCGCGAACGTCTCCAACAACGGGCACTTCGAGCTGGTCCAGGGCGCCGGCGGTTCGCTCAACGGCACCACCAGCTTCGAGCGCACCAACTACTTCGAGACCATGCCAGCCCACCAGCTGGAGCTCGCCCTCTGGCTGGAGGCGGACCGGATGGGCTCGCTGCTGGCCGCCCTTGACGACGCGTCGATGGAGAACCAGCGCGACGTGGTCAAGAACGAGCGCCGCCAGCGCTACGACAACGTCCCCTACGGCACCGCCTTCGAGAAGCTCACCGCGCTCTCCTTCCCCGGCGAACACCCGTACCACCACACCCCGATCGGCTCGATGGCCGACCTGGACGCCGCCACCCTGGAGGACGCCCGGACGTTCTTCCGCACCTACTACGCACCCAACAACGCGGTGCTCTCGGTGGTCGGCGACATCGATCCCGAGCAGACCATCGCCTGGGTCGAGAAGTACTTCGGCACCATCCCCGCCCACGACGGCAAGCAGCCGCCGCGCGACGGCACGCTGCCCGAGACCATGGGCAAGGAGGTCCGCGAGCTGGTCGAGGAAGAGGTCCCGTCCCGCGCGCTGATGGCCTCCTACCGGCTGCCGCACGACGGCACCCGCGAGGCCGACGCCGCCGACCTGGCCCTGACCGTGCTCGGCTCCGGCGAGTCCAGCCGGCTCTACAACCGCCTGGTCCGCCGGGACCGCACCGCCGTCTCGGCCGGCTTCGGCCTGCTGCGACTGGCCGGCGCCCCCTCGCTCGGCTGGCTGGACGTGAAGACCTCCGGCGAGGCCACCATCGAGCAGATCGAACTCGCCGTCGACGAGGAGCTGGCCAGGTTCGCCGCCGAGGGCCCCACCACCGAGGAACTCGAGCGCGCCCAGGCCCAGATCGAGCGCGAGTGGCTGGACCGGCTCACCACCGTCGCCGGCCGGGCCGACGAACTCTGCCGGTACGCCGTCCTGTTCGGTGACCCCAAGCTGGTCAACAGCGCCCTGGACAAGGTGCTCGACGTCACCGCCGACGAGGTCAAGGCGGTGGCCGCCGCCCGACTTCGCCCCGACAACCGAGCGGTCCTGGTCTACGAGCCGCTCCCCGACACAGCCGCTGCTGGTGACGCCACCGACGGCGCTGCCGAGGAGGACGCCGCATGA
- a CDS encoding M16 family metallopeptidase: protein MSAYVPAMTFHPQPEPGTPTPWAFPAPERLALANGLTVLHCDRPGQQLVAVEVLLDAPLAAEPEGLDGVATVLARALSEGTDTLTAEEFAGELERAGATMDAHADHPCIRVVLEVPASRLERGLTLLADALRAPALPADEIERLVANRLDEIVHEQANPARRGAKALYAELFDAADRLSRPRSGVAETVKRIDRAAVQAFYAAHVRPATATLVVVGDLTGIDLPALLESTLGRWTGEKAEPSTAAAVTADDQGRVIIVDRPGSVQTQLLIGRIGPDRHDPGWAAQILGTYCLGGTLTSRLDRVLREEKGYTYGVRAFAQPLRSNADGSGRALLAISGSVDTASTAPALADTWTILRTLAAEGLTDSEREEAVQFLVGVAPLKYETAGSVAATLADQVEQHLPDDYQAEVYRLLAALDTDAATKAVVAAFPPEHLVTVLVGDASVIADQVKELGIGEVTVVAN, encoded by the coding sequence ATGAGCGCCTACGTTCCCGCCATGACCTTCCACCCCCAGCCGGAGCCCGGCACGCCCACCCCCTGGGCGTTCCCCGCGCCCGAGCGGCTCGCGCTCGCCAACGGCCTGACGGTGCTGCACTGCGACCGCCCCGGCCAGCAGCTGGTCGCCGTCGAGGTGCTGCTGGACGCACCGCTCGCCGCCGAGCCCGAGGGCCTGGACGGCGTGGCCACCGTCCTCGCCCGGGCGCTCAGCGAGGGCACCGACACGCTCACCGCCGAGGAGTTCGCCGGTGAGCTGGAGCGGGCCGGCGCCACCATGGACGCGCACGCCGACCACCCCTGCATCCGGGTCGTCCTGGAGGTCCCGGCCTCCCGCCTGGAGCGCGGCCTGACCCTGCTGGCCGACGCCCTGCGGGCACCCGCGCTGCCCGCCGACGAGATCGAGCGGCTGGTCGCCAACCGGCTGGACGAGATCGTCCACGAGCAGGCCAACCCCGCCCGGCGCGGTGCCAAGGCGCTCTACGCCGAACTGTTCGACGCCGCCGACCGGCTCTCCCGGCCCCGCTCCGGCGTCGCCGAGACCGTCAAGCGGATCGACCGCGCGGCCGTCCAGGCCTTCTACGCCGCGCACGTCCGCCCCGCCACCGCCACCCTGGTGGTCGTCGGCGACCTCACCGGCATCGACCTGCCGGCCCTGCTGGAGTCCACCCTGGGCCGCTGGACCGGCGAGAAGGCCGAGCCCAGCACCGCCGCCGCGGTCACCGCCGACGACCAGGGCCGGGTGATCATCGTGGACCGTCCCGGCTCGGTGCAGACCCAGCTGCTGATCGGCCGGATCGGTCCCGACCGGCACGACCCCGGCTGGGCCGCGCAGATCCTCGGCACCTACTGCCTCGGCGGCACCCTGACCTCCCGCCTGGACAGGGTGCTGCGCGAGGAGAAGGGCTACACCTACGGTGTGCGGGCCTTCGCCCAGCCGCTGCGCTCCAACGCTGACGGCTCCGGCCGGGCACTGCTGGCGATCAGCGGCTCGGTGGACACCGCCTCCACCGCCCCCGCGCTGGCCGACACCTGGACCATCCTGCGCACCCTGGCAGCCGAGGGCCTGACCGACAGCGAGCGCGAGGAGGCCGTGCAGTTCCTGGTCGGCGTCGCCCCGCTGAAGTACGAGACGGCCGGCTCGGTCGCCGCCACCCTGGCCGACCAGGTCGAGCAGCACCTGCCCGACGACTACCAGGCCGAGGTCTACCGGCTGCTGGCCGCCCTCGACACGGACGCGGCCACCAAGGCCGTGGTCGCCGCCTTCCCGCCCGAGCACCTGGTGACGGTGCTGGTCGGCGACGCCTCGGTGATCGCGGACCAGGTCAAGGAGTTGGGCATCGGCGAGGTCACCGTGGTCGCCAACTGA